From a region of the Babylonia areolata isolate BAREFJ2019XMU chromosome 21, ASM4173473v1, whole genome shotgun sequence genome:
- the LOC143296738 gene encoding cell division control protein 42 homolog, with the protein MTEPNAFIKCVVVGDGAVGKTCMLMSYATNQFPTEYVPTVFDNYAVTVTIRDTPYQLGLFDTAGQEEYTSLRMLSYPETSVFLTAFSVVMPESLKNLEHKWLPEIRHSLPKAPFLVVGTQVDLREDEQVRLKLAKRRLKPSAPEDGERFAKRMGAYGYVECSALTKLGLKDVFDEAILAVLDPKPIRPEKSKCRRRCVIL; encoded by the exons ATGACGGAACCAAACGCCTTCATCAAATGTGTGGTTGTAGGGGATGGAGCGGTGGGTAAAACGTGTATGTTGATGAGCTATGCAACAAACCAGTTCCCTACAGAATATGTTCCGACGGTATTCGATAATTATGCAG tgACGGTGACCATTCGGGACACGCCGTATCAGCTGGGACTGTTCGACACGGCGGGGCAG GAGGAGTACACCAGCCTACGGATGCTGTCCTACCCGGAGACTAGCGTGTTCCTGACGGCCTTCTCCGTGGTCATGCCGGAGTCCCTGAAGAACCTGGAGCACAAGTGGCTGCCCGAGATCAGGCACTCCCTGCCCAAGGCCCCCTTCCTCGTCGTCGGCACCCAG GTGGACCTGCGGGAGGACGAGCAGGTGCGGCTGAAGCTGGCCAAGCGGCGCCTGAAGCCCTCGGCGCCAGAGGACGGGGAGCGCTTCGCCAAGCGGATGGGGGCCTACGGCTATGTGGAGTGCAGCGCCCTCACCAAGCTGGGCCTCAAGGACGTCTTCGATGAGGCCATCCTGGCCGTCCTGGACCCAAAGCCCATCAGGCCCGAGAAGAGCAAGTGCCGGAGAAGATGCGTCATTCTTTGA